One Candidatus Methylacidiphilales bacterium DNA segment encodes these proteins:
- the acs gene encoding acetate--CoA ligase, producing MKKRNDRDEGVGSSMIESTLHESRRFHPPAAFQRSARIGSFAEYQKLYKQSLRDPDKFWAREAEDLLWRRKWREVCQWRLPFAKWFVGGRLNASENCIDRHAFSHRRNKAAIIFEGEPGDVQILTYGQLHREVSLLANALKIHGVKKGDRVVIYMPMIPQAIIAMHACNRIGAVHSVIFGGFSAQAVAERINDCGAVAVITADGGYRRGAVVTLKANVDEALRQTTTVRRVIVYRRTGQAVEMQEGRDFWWHEVIADLKPHCPPVPVDSEHPLFILYTSGSTGKPKGILHTTGGYLVGTTVTSKYVFDLREEDVYFCTADVGWITGHSYIAYGILANGATALIYEGAPNYPQPDRFWEMIERHQVNIFYTAPTAIRSFIKWGDDWPNRHDLSSLRLLGTVGEPINPEAWMWYYTVIGKKRCPIVDTWWQTETGAHMITPIPGAIPTKPGSATLPFFGVDAAVVDDRGNELPANVGGKLVIRRPWPSMLRTIYGDPARYKKVYWSEVPGCYFTGDGARRDKDGYFWIVGRIDDVLNVSGHRIGTAEVESALVSHAAVAEAAVVGRPDEIKGQALVAFVTLRQGQSPSDELKASLRQHVAKEIGPIAKPDDIRFAEALPKTRSGKIMRRLLKEIAAGGEVKGDVTTLEDFALLAKLKNTED from the coding sequence ATGAAAAAAAGAAATGATAGGGATGAAGGTGTGGGTTCGTCTATGATCGAATCCACTTTGCATGAATCGCGGCGGTTTCATCCGCCTGCGGCGTTTCAAAGGTCTGCGCGGATTGGGTCGTTTGCGGAGTATCAAAAGTTGTATAAGCAATCACTTCGCGATCCTGATAAATTCTGGGCGAGAGAGGCGGAGGATTTGTTGTGGCGGAGGAAATGGCGGGAGGTGTGCCAGTGGAGGTTGCCGTTTGCGAAGTGGTTTGTCGGTGGGAGATTAAATGCTTCGGAAAACTGTATTGACCGCCATGCGTTTTCTCATCGGCGGAATAAGGCTGCGATTATTTTTGAGGGGGAACCGGGCGACGTGCAGATTTTGACTTACGGGCAGTTGCATCGCGAGGTGTCTTTGTTGGCGAATGCTTTGAAGATTCACGGGGTGAAGAAGGGGGACCGTGTTGTGATTTATATGCCGATGATTCCGCAGGCGATTATTGCCATGCACGCTTGCAATCGAATTGGGGCGGTGCACAGCGTGATTTTTGGCGGGTTCAGCGCGCAAGCTGTAGCGGAGCGGATTAATGATTGTGGAGCGGTGGCCGTCATCACAGCGGACGGGGGATACCGCAGAGGAGCGGTGGTTACGCTGAAGGCAAATGTAGATGAGGCGCTGCGTCAGACGACGACGGTGCGGCGGGTAATTGTTTATCGTCGGACGGGGCAGGCTGTCGAGATGCAAGAGGGACGCGACTTTTGGTGGCATGAAGTGATTGCTGATCTAAAGCCGCACTGCCCACCCGTGCCTGTGGATAGTGAGCATCCGCTTTTTATTCTTTATACAAGCGGGAGCACAGGAAAGCCTAAAGGCATCTTGCATACGACGGGAGGTTATCTGGTGGGCACGACGGTGACGTCGAAATATGTGTTCGATCTGCGAGAGGAGGATGTTTATTTCTGCACGGCAGATGTGGGCTGGATTACGGGGCATAGTTATATTGCTTATGGAATTTTGGCTAACGGCGCGACGGCGTTGATCTATGAAGGGGCTCCGAATTATCCACAACCCGATCGGTTTTGGGAGATGATTGAGAGGCATCAGGTGAATATATTTTATACGGCTCCGACGGCGATTCGTTCTTTTATTAAGTGGGGTGATGATTGGCCGAATCGGCATGATTTATCATCGTTGCGACTTTTGGGAACGGTGGGGGAGCCGATCAATCCGGAGGCTTGGATGTGGTATTACACAGTGATTGGAAAAAAACGTTGCCCGATAGTAGATACTTGGTGGCAGACTGAGACTGGGGCGCATATGATCACACCGATTCCTGGTGCTATTCCCACTAAGCCTGGATCTGCGACTTTGCCTTTCTTCGGGGTGGATGCGGCAGTGGTAGATGATAGGGGAAACGAATTGCCAGCTAATGTAGGCGGTAAGCTGGTGATTCGAAGGCCTTGGCCTTCGATGTTGCGGACGATCTATGGCGATCCTGCTCGATATAAGAAGGTGTATTGGTCTGAGGTGCCGGGATGCTATTTTACTGGGGACGGTGCGCGTCGCGACAAAGATGGGTATTTTTGGATCGTGGGGCGGATAGATGATGTATTGAATGTGTCGGGGCATCGGATTGGCACAGCGGAGGTGGAAAGTGCGCTTGTCTCGCATGCAGCTGTGGCAGAGGCCGCTGTGGTCGGAAGGCCAGATGAAATCAAGGGACAAGCGCTGGTGGCGTTTGTTACGCTGAGGCAAGGGCAAAGTCCGAGTGATGAGTTGAAAGCAAGCCTTCGCCAGCATGTCGCAAAGGAGATCGGACCGATTGCCAAGCCGGATGATATTCGTTTTGCTGAGGCGCTTCCCAAGACTCGTTCTGGAAAAATCATGAGGCGGTTGTTGAAAGAAATTGCAGCAGGAGGGGAGGTCAAGGGCGATGTGACCACACTTGAAGATTTCGCGCTTTTGGCAAAATTAAAGAATACTGAGGACTGA
- a CDS encoding DUF2059 domain-containing protein: MMLPHYTSPTLALLLTLSLLTEGLTQNLLREEGPKKTIPPEALLKAETLVSTLNYTALFRAMLNHWPFDPFSHAAKNLGIENLSDEKRHHIEKWMQEFTQKRLESIDLKKFEKAVITAMAETFTVEEMQALLDFYKTEAGASYLKKQPEFTRRLAAIQEELLAESLRSLINSAAENLDTLKKLILQGPDNPTSETPPPSHR; this comes from the coding sequence ATGATGCTCCCCCACTACACGTCTCCAACTTTAGCTCTATTATTAACCCTATCACTCCTCACCGAAGGCCTCACACAAAATCTCCTACGCGAAGAAGGCCCCAAAAAAACTATCCCTCCCGAGGCTCTCCTCAAAGCCGAAACACTGGTCTCCACCCTCAATTACACAGCCCTTTTCAGGGCAATGCTCAACCACTGGCCCTTTGATCCCTTCTCCCACGCCGCCAAAAATCTAGGCATCGAAAACTTAAGCGACGAAAAACGCCACCACATCGAAAAGTGGATGCAAGAATTCACCCAAAAACGCCTCGAATCCATTGATCTCAAAAAATTCGAAAAAGCCGTCATCACTGCAATGGCAGAAACTTTCACCGTCGAAGAAATGCAAGCCCTCCTAGATTTTTATAAAACCGAAGCCGGTGCCTCCTACTTAAAAAAACAACCCGAATTCACTCGCCGCCTCGCCGCAATCCAAGAAGAGCTACTAGCCGAAAGCCTCCGCAGCCTCATCAACAGCGCTGCTGAAAACCTCGATACCCTCAAAAAACTCATCCTTCAAGGCCCAGACAATCCTACTTCTGAAACCCCACCACCTTCACATCGATAA
- the trxA gene encoding thioredoxin, with product MSKSVIEATSHTFQSEVIQSPLPTVVDFWAPWCGPCKMIGPVLNEIATENADRYKVVKVNIDEEQELAAQYGIQAIPTLIFFKNGQPVTKHVGLLSKKEILAKLQAL from the coding sequence ATGTCAAAATCCGTTATCGAGGCCACAAGCCACACCTTTCAATCCGAAGTCATCCAGTCTCCACTCCCTACCGTAGTAGACTTCTGGGCCCCCTGGTGTGGCCCCTGCAAAATGATAGGCCCCGTCCTCAACGAAATCGCAACAGAAAACGCTGACCGTTACAAAGTCGTCAAAGTTAACATCGATGAAGAACAAGAACTAGCAGCCCAATACGGCATCCAAGCCATCCCCACACTCATCTTTTTCAAAAATGGCCAACCCGTAACCAAACACGTCGGACTCCTCTCCAAAAAAGAAATATTAGCCAAGCTCCAAGCCCTATAA
- the nrdR gene encoding transcriptional regulator NrdR, with protein MQCPKCGHLEDRVIDSRPLADGAAIRRRRECLKCGHRFTTYEEIERDNLRVQKRDGRYEAFDRKKLLAGMEKASEKRPISRAVLERAAERIIQELTEEYGEEFPSVAIGEKVMEKLRVIDEVAFVRFASVYRKFRDIREFVNEIENLKPYDRISAGLAQPDLVE; from the coding sequence ATGCAGTGTCCAAAATGCGGCCACTTAGAAGATCGCGTCATCGATTCACGCCCTCTCGCCGACGGAGCCGCCATCCGCAGAAGACGTGAATGCCTAAAATGCGGTCATCGCTTCACCACTTACGAAGAAATCGAGCGCGACAACTTACGCGTCCAGAAACGCGACGGCCGCTACGAAGCTTTTGATCGCAAAAAACTCTTAGCCGGCATGGAAAAAGCCAGCGAAAAACGCCCCATCAGCCGTGCCGTCCTAGAGCGCGCCGCAGAGCGAATCATACAAGAACTAACCGAAGAATACGGTGAAGAGTTCCCCAGCGTAGCCATCGGAGAAAAAGTCATGGAAAAACTACGCGTCATCGATGAAGTCGCCTTCGTCCGCTTCGCATCAGTCTATCGAAAGTTTCGCGACATACGCGAATTCGTCAACGAAATCGAAAACCTCAAGCCGTATGATCGGATTTCAGCAGGGCTTGCCCAGCCTGACTTGGTGGAATAA
- a CDS encoding HAD-IA family hydrolase, with protein MSLAVFFDAGGTLLKVRQSVGITYAEFAARYGVKLDVEKVREAFPRVFRSLHIRDPRSIPRNGDDRAWWHEVVRRCLEIGGWPAGRPTDEVFEALYWHYEQASCWELFPDTVPVLKRLKEIGIPCYVLSNWDSRLRTILRGLGIYDYFEDHIISAEVGHAKPHAGIYDVALSRADVRADQAIMVGNEMEMDVAPPLALGWRAAFAVDRPRRDLGYLFTLIEGV; from the coding sequence ATGTCTCTTGCGGTTTTTTTTGACGCAGGAGGGACTTTGTTAAAGGTTCGACAATCTGTCGGCATCACATATGCGGAGTTCGCCGCTCGATATGGGGTGAAGCTTGATGTGGAAAAGGTGCGAGAGGCGTTTCCGAGGGTGTTTCGCTCTCTTCATATTCGTGATCCGCGGAGTATTCCGAGAAATGGAGATGATCGGGCATGGTGGCATGAGGTGGTGCGGCGGTGCTTGGAGATAGGGGGCTGGCCAGCGGGGCGGCCGACGGATGAGGTGTTTGAGGCTTTGTATTGGCACTATGAGCAGGCGAGTTGTTGGGAGCTATTTCCGGATACTGTGCCTGTGCTGAAACGGTTGAAGGAAATAGGAATTCCTTGTTATGTATTGTCGAACTGGGATTCACGACTGAGGACGATTTTGCGTGGGCTTGGGATTTATGATTATTTCGAGGATCACATTATCAGCGCGGAGGTGGGTCATGCCAAGCCGCATGCTGGGATTTATGACGTCGCCTTATCACGCGCCGATGTGCGAGCTGATCAGGCGATTATGGTGGGAAACGAAATGGAGATGGATGTGGCGCCGCCGTTAGCTCTTGGGTGGCGTGCTGCGTTTGCAGTGGATCGGCCGCGTAGGGATTTGGGGTATTTGTTTACTTTGATTGAGGGGGTGTGA
- the raiA gene encoding ribosome-associated translation inhibitor RaiA: protein MQIHISPRDVKLTPAIHAYIAQKVGHLEHYAGEIIGAHVAIWHDQDKANKHAFIVKIHLALPGPDIHAEDHGHDLYSAIDIVCDRLAEQLRHRKSRRQSRTRREARRTKESLRKNGP, encoded by the coding sequence ATGCAAATTCACATTAGCCCTCGTGACGTAAAATTAACTCCTGCGATTCATGCTTACATTGCTCAAAAGGTTGGTCATCTTGAGCATTACGCTGGTGAAATTATTGGTGCACATGTTGCGATCTGGCACGATCAAGATAAGGCTAATAAGCATGCATTTATTGTTAAGATCCATCTGGCGCTTCCTGGGCCGGATATTCATGCAGAGGATCATGGCCACGATCTGTATTCGGCGATTGATATTGTATGTGATCGGTTGGCGGAGCAGCTTCGCCATCGAAAATCTCGTCGGCAAAGCCGCACACGTCGTGAAGCGCGCCGGACTAAAGAGTCGCTTCGTAAAAACGGTCCATAA
- a CDS encoding phosphatidylserine decarboxylase, whose amino-acid sequence MIKLGPGWIDGFIIGAPIAILGGVLAVFLPHIWGWSVGMTLLILSIAVLLFFRDPERNPPGGEENMVAAADGIITNIEEVHLAELGKTKVKRVSIFLSVFDVHVNRYPLSGRIVSQKRVGGLFLDARKTESATRNARMDWIIETIWGRILVRQITGLIARRIVAWGREGDIVARGERLGMIRFGSRTDVFFPLSWPVQVKIGDRVRAGETVIARCV is encoded by the coding sequence ATGATCAAGCTCGGCCCAGGATGGATCGATGGATTCATCATAGGTGCGCCGATCGCTATCCTCGGCGGCGTGCTCGCCGTCTTTTTACCTCACATATGGGGATGGTCTGTCGGCATGACGCTTTTAATCCTCAGCATCGCAGTCCTCCTTTTCTTCCGTGATCCAGAGCGCAACCCACCAGGAGGCGAAGAAAACATGGTCGCCGCAGCCGATGGCATAATCACAAATATCGAAGAAGTCCACCTGGCAGAGCTCGGCAAAACAAAAGTCAAACGAGTCTCCATTTTCCTCTCCGTCTTCGATGTGCATGTAAACCGTTATCCACTCTCAGGACGCATAGTTTCCCAAAAGCGAGTAGGAGGCCTCTTCCTTGATGCTCGAAAAACCGAAAGCGCTACTCGCAACGCTCGCATGGATTGGATCATCGAGACAATTTGGGGACGCATTCTAGTCCGCCAAATTACAGGGCTCATCGCGCGCCGCATCGTAGCCTGGGGCCGAGAAGGAGATATCGTAGCCCGAGGTGAACGGCTCGGAATGATTCGATTTGGATCTAGAACGGACGTTTTTTTTCCGCTCTCTTGGCCAGTGCAAGTGAAAATCGGCGATCGCGTCCGTGCTGGAGAGACGGTGATCGCTCGCTGCGTCTAA
- the pssA gene encoding CDP-diacylglycerol--serine O-phosphatidyltransferase: MAEDLENKELQQCDESLRPEEVEPADTRIYLLPNLMTAGNLLCGFGAVLKIFEGASLRRMGEESWVESIEMALFLILGACIFDVLDGRLARLGGKDSLFGREFDSLADVVSFGVAPALLVYHIVLYEFPMRLGWLVASFYLLCGALRLARFNSYASSIQGTESAKEFKGFPIPAAAGLIASIVMVMLAFYEKGSAFVEGWWRYCLVLLLVLLSFMMFSKMRYPSFKGLGWGTKPKLTWFIAIVLGVVLLVFFFPWAVAIVFLLYFVYGFIRPLLSLGMRREIEQGEWDAENDQNPRQ, from the coding sequence ATGGCCGAGGACTTAGAAAATAAAGAGCTCCAGCAATGCGACGAAAGCCTACGCCCCGAAGAGGTCGAGCCTGCCGATACACGTATCTATCTGTTACCCAATCTCATGACCGCTGGCAATTTGCTTTGCGGTTTTGGAGCCGTGCTAAAAATTTTCGAAGGAGCCTCCCTACGGCGAATGGGTGAAGAATCTTGGGTAGAAAGTATCGAAATGGCGCTCTTTTTGATTTTAGGAGCATGCATATTTGACGTCCTCGATGGCCGATTGGCGCGACTTGGAGGAAAGGATAGTCTTTTTGGCCGGGAATTTGACTCCCTCGCCGATGTAGTCAGCTTTGGTGTGGCGCCAGCTCTCCTGGTTTATCACATCGTATTGTATGAGTTTCCAATGAGGCTTGGATGGCTCGTGGCCTCATTTTACCTTCTCTGTGGAGCCCTCAGGCTCGCTCGATTTAATTCCTACGCTTCCTCGATACAAGGGACAGAGAGCGCTAAAGAATTTAAGGGATTTCCCATACCCGCTGCTGCAGGTCTGATCGCATCGATTGTGATGGTGATGCTCGCATTTTATGAAAAAGGAAGTGCCTTCGTAGAAGGATGGTGGCGCTACTGCCTCGTGCTCTTGTTAGTGCTGCTCTCTTTTATGATGTTCAGCAAAATGCGCTACCCGAGCTTTAAAGGACTTGGATGGGGCACAAAGCCAAAGTTGACCTGGTTTATCGCTATTGTCTTGGGAGTCGTGCTGTTGGTTTTCTTTTTCCCTTGGGCAGTAGCGATAGTTTTTTTGCTCTATTTTGTATACGGATTCATCCGTCCGCTGCTATCTCTCGGTATGCGACGAGAGATCGAGCAGGGAGAGTGGGATGCTGAAAACGACCAAAATCCACGTCAGTAA
- a CDS encoding M20 family metallopeptidase, producing the protein MNKNPRDVTELLCELIQIPSVNPTGTPGTEGVNEDSIAHYLADYLKRIGADEVELMPVYPHRPNVRARFLGGRAQTSNGHVERIAFAPHTDTVSVLGMTIEPFKPRVADGRIYGRGSTDTKGPMAAMLWALKTWASSPQRAQSQNEVYFLGLMGEEAGNEGAQAIARDGSVPLDFVLVGEPTEFRVVYAHKGAIWIEVETRGKACHASTPDRGKNAINEMARFLVWFQSAFPKFLAKFKSSTLGSPTFNIGTISGGSKVNIVPDRCRIEIDCRSVPGLTHTAVLRFIQKQARQEGWTIRTRLIGYRPPMEVSPQNPWVQKLARVSRGLQTAPWFCDAAIFAQRGIPAVAFGPGSIRQAHTVDEFIRQKDLEEGVKRYERFLANV; encoded by the coding sequence ATGAATAAAAACCCACGCGACGTGACCGAACTGTTATGTGAGCTGATACAAATCCCGAGCGTCAATCCTACAGGGACCCCTGGCACAGAGGGCGTTAACGAAGACTCGATTGCGCATTACTTGGCTGATTACCTAAAAAGGATCGGCGCAGATGAAGTCGAACTGATGCCCGTCTATCCTCATCGTCCCAACGTCCGCGCACGATTTCTAGGAGGCCGAGCGCAAACATCAAATGGACATGTCGAGCGAATTGCCTTTGCTCCCCATACCGACACAGTGAGTGTGCTCGGCATGACCATTGAACCCTTCAAGCCGCGAGTAGCCGACGGGCGCATATACGGCCGCGGCAGCACTGATACGAAAGGGCCCATGGCCGCTATGTTATGGGCTTTGAAAACTTGGGCCTCGAGCCCACAGCGAGCCCAATCACAAAACGAAGTCTATTTCCTCGGCTTAATGGGCGAAGAAGCCGGTAACGAGGGCGCACAAGCCATCGCTCGCGATGGCTCTGTGCCGTTAGATTTTGTCTTGGTAGGGGAACCCACAGAATTTCGCGTAGTATATGCCCACAAGGGTGCGATTTGGATTGAGGTCGAGACTCGTGGAAAAGCTTGCCACGCTTCTACTCCGGATCGAGGCAAAAATGCAATCAATGAAATGGCGCGCTTTTTGGTATGGTTCCAGAGCGCATTTCCGAAATTCCTCGCGAAGTTCAAGTCTTCAACACTTGGAAGTCCTACGTTCAACATCGGCACGATCTCAGGTGGCAGCAAGGTGAACATTGTCCCGGATCGTTGCCGCATCGAAATAGACTGCCGCAGTGTGCCGGGATTGACACACACAGCGGTGCTTCGTTTTATCCAAAAACAAGCCAGACAAGAAGGCTGGACAATTCGCACTAGATTAATCGGCTACCGTCCTCCCATGGAGGTGTCACCGCAGAATCCGTGGGTGCAAAAATTAGCGCGAGTCTCAAGGGGATTGCAGACAGCGCCATGGTTTTGCGATGCCGCAATCTTCGCCCAACGCGGCATCCCCGCCGTCGCCTTTGGCCCCGGCAGTATTCGTCAAGCTCACACAGTGGATGAATTTATTCGCCAAAAAGATCTCGAGGAAGGCGTGAAGCGGTATGAGCGTTTTCTGGCCAACGTCTGA
- a CDS encoding TolC family protein, whose translation MKINFLHPTHLRPLVFPAIGAFPQLHCFHSICLSASNEFHSLKVFCLTFTLTLAPALTSHALTPEEIARQAITHNPALQMAAAEIAAAKGARSAALAWPRPELSTQLGAKRNKPEDSSPKDGLSFSAALTLNIEWPGKRILRRAIADRNISLAELAYDQFKHELKTRAYEQAVRLAALQEISRRAKAVTDQVREVITALAQRPRITPPAQIEYQLLESAATAFFQQMLEIENRAQELQFELNLLRQAPSDAHLQVSLPTTIPPPPRPLKTLLQSASHHHPRVKLRALELETALLRLHLARQGAAPDLTLGPYYSREEAEELESTLGITFSLPLPLWDFNKGEIAQAQAQHELSKAALALAQYEAQIEIAKLHREWHRSKRLLEEITESRLKTAEETANLAASQFAAGAIPVQLYLDMQREYLSLAQTRLDALAQALASTTRMNMLTAPQQLPASKTKKSRS comes from the coding sequence ATGAAAATAAACTTCCTTCATCCCACCCACCTCCGACCGCTTGTCTTTCCGGCTATCGGAGCATTTCCCCAACTACACTGCTTCCATTCCATTTGTTTATCAGCTTCGAATGAGTTCCACAGCTTAAAAGTTTTTTGTTTAACTTTCACCTTAACCCTTGCGCCAGCTCTCACGTCACATGCCCTCACGCCAGAAGAAATCGCTCGTCAAGCCATTACTCATAATCCAGCGCTTCAAATGGCAGCTGCAGAGATTGCGGCTGCTAAAGGCGCACGTTCTGCAGCTCTAGCCTGGCCAAGGCCAGAGCTCTCCACACAACTCGGCGCAAAAAGAAACAAACCCGAAGACTCCTCCCCCAAAGATGGCCTCTCTTTCAGCGCCGCGCTTACTCTCAATATTGAATGGCCCGGGAAGCGCATCCTCCGTCGCGCCATCGCCGACCGAAATATCTCTCTCGCTGAGCTTGCCTACGACCAATTCAAACACGAACTCAAGACTCGCGCCTACGAGCAAGCCGTCAGACTTGCCGCTCTTCAAGAAATCTCACGCCGCGCCAAAGCTGTCACGGATCAAGTTCGAGAAGTCATCACGGCCCTAGCACAGCGACCGCGAATCACTCCACCTGCCCAAATCGAATATCAACTCCTCGAATCCGCAGCCACTGCCTTCTTTCAGCAAATGCTAGAAATTGAAAACCGCGCACAAGAATTGCAGTTCGAGCTCAACCTCCTTCGCCAGGCTCCCAGTGATGCACATCTACAAGTCTCACTTCCCACGACCATACCGCCCCCACCGCGTCCGCTCAAAACACTTCTGCAATCCGCATCCCATCATCATCCACGAGTAAAGCTTCGCGCCCTGGAGCTTGAAACTGCACTTTTACGTCTGCATCTCGCTCGCCAAGGTGCCGCGCCCGATCTTACGCTCGGCCCATACTACAGCCGAGAAGAAGCTGAGGAGCTTGAGAGCACTCTTGGAATCACCTTCTCGCTACCGCTCCCACTATGGGATTTCAACAAAGGAGAAATCGCTCAAGCACAGGCTCAACACGAGCTCAGCAAAGCCGCGCTAGCCCTTGCTCAATACGAAGCCCAAATCGAAATCGCCAAACTTCATCGCGAGTGGCATCGCTCAAAGCGCCTCCTAGAGGAGATAACTGAAAGCCGGTTAAAGACTGCGGAAGAAACGGCGAACCTCGCTGCCAGTCAATTTGCAGCCGGAGCTATCCCAGTCCAGCTCTACCTCGACATGCAGCGAGAATATCTCTCTCTAGCACAGACGCGCCTTGATGCACTCGCTCAAGCTTTAGCTTCAACAACGAGGATGAACATGTTGACCGCCCCTCAACAACTGCCCGCCTCAAAAACCAAAAAATCACGATCATGA